The proteins below are encoded in one region of Polypterus senegalus isolate Bchr_013 chromosome 2, ASM1683550v1, whole genome shotgun sequence:
- the LOC120522806 gene encoding potassium voltage-gated channel subfamily E member 1-like: protein MPEDNSTGLESVLASLFQKYVSNMTADVSSQPRREDDTMGALYILLMMGFFSFFTFAIMFSYIRSKKLEHSRDPYNMYIATDWHEGKGPCYIIQNSMVAERQDQVIPG from the coding sequence ATGCCGGAAGACAACAGCACCGGGCTGGAGTCAGTCTTAGCCTCGCTGTTCCAAAAGTATGTCAGCAACATGACGGCGGATGTGAGCAGCCAACCCCGGCGTGAAGACGACACTATGGGCGCTCTGTACATCCTCCTGATGATGGGCTTCTTCAGTTTTTTCacgttcgccatcatgttcagcTACATCCGTTCCAAGAAGCTGGAGCATTCGAGAGACCCTTACAACATGTACATCGCCACCGACTGGCACGAGGGCAAAGGGCCCTGCTACATCATTCAGAACAGCATGGTGGCAGAGAGGCAAGACCAGGTCATCCCAGGCTGA